The stretch of DNA TCGACTCGAAGAGCGATTGGGTGAGGACCCATTTGCGGCAATGGACGAACCCGTCTATCCGAAAACACTTGGCGATTTCGTTGGGATATACGACTCGTTTTTCGCGAACCAAGACTAATGAAAGTTTCGAACACTGAAACCCTAACGCCTATGCGTCATCTGCTGGAACTCCTTAGTCGCGTTGCACCACAGCGACCACTTTGGGTCAACGCATTTGATGCAGCGGTCACCGCTGAACAGATCGCGGAATCCATTTCGGTCGACGCGTCGATGGTTGGATCACGCATAGCATTGATGATGCCAAACGGCGAAGACCTCGCACGAAGTTTGGTGGCACTCGATGGCGTTTGCGAGGCTATTCTGTTGCTCCCCAGCGGACTTGATGAGTCGCAGCGAGATTCGCTGATGCAGCGAGCAAGTATTGATCGCGTTGTCAGCCACTTGGCCGACATTCGCTGCAACGAAGAACTGGCAGCGAAGCCAAGCGATCGCGGCAGATTGACGCGATGGATATTGGCAACTTCGGGAACTACTGGAACTCCAAAGCTAGTTGAGCACACACTCGCGACGCTAACGCGCAGCGCGAGTTTCGACCTCACCATCGGTGCCCAACACACATGGTCCTCGCTTTACAACCTTACGGGATTCGCTGGATTGCAAGTGTTCTTGCAGGCGTGGTGTGGTGGATCGAAGTTTGTTTTGCACAATGACGATGCGACACTTGCCGAACGTGTTGAGCGGATGGCGCGATTGGGCGTGACAGCGATTTCGGCAACACCGACAATGTGGCGCAAGATCCTAATGGCGAGCGATGCTGCAAAATTACCGCTGCGGCGAATCACGTTGGGCGGCGAGATTGCGGATCAAAAGATTCTTGACGCTTTAGGTGCAGTGTTTCCAAACGCGAAGATCCGCCAGATCTATGCTTCAACCGAAGCCGGAGTTGGTTTCAGTGTCCGTGATGGAAAGGCTGGATTTCCGGCAAGCTACTTGGACACGCCGCCG from Rubripirellula amarantea encodes:
- a CDS encoding ANL family adenylate-forming protein; translation: MRHLLELLSRVAPQRPLWVNAFDAAVTAEQIAESISVDASMVGSRIALMMPNGEDLARSLVALDGVCEAILLLPSGLDESQRDSLMQRASIDRVVSHLADIRCNEELAAKPSDRGRLTRWILATSGTTGTPKLVEHTLATLTRSASFDLTIGAQHTWSSLYNLTGFAGLQVFLQAWCGGSKFVLHNDDATLAERVERMARLGVTAISATPTMWRKILMASDAAKLPLRRITLGGEIADQKILDALGAVFPNAKIRQIYASTEAGVGFSVRDGKAGFPASYLDTPPAGVEVRVEDGRLFLRNPDTSQRFIGNDARLHREDGFIDTGDRVERVDDRFEFLGRANGTINVGGNKVQPEEIERFLLSCDGVVQARVYAKKSPFTGSLVAADVVSSGQLEKTELRKHLTSRCRASLDTHKVPAVIRLVDGIETNAAGKVLRNAG